In Balaenoptera acutorostrata chromosome 19, mBalAcu1.1, whole genome shotgun sequence, the following proteins share a genomic window:
- the LOC114237663 gene encoding myeloid cell surface antigen CD33-like: protein MPPLLLSLLWAGSLAQGSSYYWLQVQESVTVQEGLCVRVPCSFHYPRSYWDNSVPAHGYWFREGASIYQDPPVATNNPDREVLTESQGRFHLLGDPQTYNCSLDIRDAQRGDTGTYFFRVERGPIVRYSYTENMIFLRVTALTQTPDIHVQGTLESGRPRNITCAVPWACERGTPHTFSWIGAALTSLHPTSPHSPGLTLALRPQDHGTNLTCRVTLPGAGVSTERTARLNVSYAPQNLDIRVFRGNSTVSGERQGSWPLVLTLLRGALMGAGFLLTYGLTWIYYTRCRNSQGNSVERCV, encoded by the exons ATGCCGCCGCTGCTGCTGTCCCTGCTGTGGGCAG GGTCCCTGGCTCAGGGTTCGAGCTACTACTGGCTGCAAGTGCAGGAGTCCGTGACGGTGCAGGAGGGCCTGTGTGTCCGCGTGCCCTGCTCCTTCCACTATCCCCGGAGCTACTGGGACAACTCTGTCCCAGCTCACGGCTACTGGTTCCGGGAAGGGGCCAGTATCTACCAGGATCCTCCAGTGGCCACAAACAACCCAGATCGTGAGGTGCTGACGGAGTCCCAGGGCCGATTCCACCTCCTTGGAGACCCCCAGACCTACAACTGCTCCCTGGACATCAGAGATGCACAGAGGGGAGACACGGGGACATACTTCTTTAGGGTGGAGAGAGGGCCTATTGTGAGATATAGTTACACAGAGAACATGATCTTCCTGCGTGTAACAG cTCTGACACAGACACCCGACATCCACGTCCAGGGGACCCTGGAATCCGGCCGCCCCAGGAACATCACCTGTGCAGTGCCGTGGGCCTGTGAGAGGGGGACACCCCACACCTTCTCCTGGATCGGGGCTGCCCTCACTTCCCTGCACCCCACGAGTCCCCATTCCCCAGGGCTCACCCTCGCCCTGAGGCCCCAGGACCACGGCACCAACCTCACCTGTCGAGTGACCTTGCCCGGAGCTGGCGTGAGCACGGAGAGGACCGCCAGGCTCAACGTGTCCT ACGCTCCACAGAACCTGGACATTCGTGTCTTCCGGGGAAATAGCACAG TCTCTGGGGAGCGGCAGGGCTCCTGGCCCCTAGTCCTCACCTTGCTCAGGGGGGCCCTGATGGGGGCTGGTTTCCTTCTCACCTATGGCCTCACCTGGATCTACTATACCAG GTGCAGAAACTCACAAGGGAATAGTGTTGAGAGGTGTGTCTGA